From a single Desulfovibrio sp. ZJ209 genomic region:
- a CDS encoding dual CXXC motif small (seleno)protein has protein sequence MSYFGPREAQTTVPCPSCGAPLVIERSCREARMRCPACGGRFPLKDFIGNADEAMENFLENVYCDRI, from the coding sequence ATGTCCTATTTCGGCCCAAGGGAAGCGCAGACCACGGTGCCGTGTCCCTCGTGCGGGGCGCCGCTTGTTATCGAGCGTTCCTGCCGCGAGGCGCGCATGCGCTGCCCCGCGTGCGGCGGGCGCTTTCCGCTCAAGGACTTCATCGGCAATGCCGATGAGGCCATGGAGAACTTTCTCGAAAACGTCTATTGCGACCGCATCTGA
- the murG gene encoding undecaprenyldiphospho-muramoylpentapeptide beta-N-acetylglucosaminyltransferase → MDKILLTTGGTGGHIFPALAVAEELRRRTPGARLLFVGSEYGPEARLCARAGIEFAGLPVRGFLGRGLRAVGAAARMSVAVGKALSLVRGFRPDAVAGFGGYAAFAPMLAARLCGVPAVLHEQNAVAGTSNRVLARLARRVCVSLPGTQGFPAEKCVLTGNPVRAAIAGVADRRKDAATRGTKRLLVLGGSQGAHSLNRLLPGLLAELKAAGVEIRHQCGGKDLDATRAAYAEAGYAPDCVSAFIDDMAEAYAWADLALCRAGASTVAELCAGGVPSVLVPFPAAIHDHQTRNAEVVAQAGAGRLVQERDFPQTGMAALLLGLLADPAALAAMGRAARGLSRTDAAAAVADALTAVAR, encoded by the coding sequence ATGGACAAGATCCTCCTGACCACCGGCGGCACGGGCGGGCACATCTTTCCCGCGCTCGCCGTCGCCGAGGAGCTGCGCCGGCGCACGCCTGGCGCGCGGCTGCTCTTCGTGGGCTCCGAGTACGGCCCCGAGGCACGGCTCTGCGCCCGCGCGGGCATCGAGTTCGCCGGGCTTCCCGTGCGGGGCTTCCTCGGGCGGGGGCTGCGGGCCGTGGGCGCCGCGGCGCGCATGAGCGTGGCCGTGGGCAAGGCCCTTTCCCTCGTGCGCGGGTTCCGCCCCGATGCGGTGGCCGGCTTCGGGGGCTACGCGGCCTTCGCGCCCATGCTGGCGGCCAGGCTTTGTGGCGTGCCCGCAGTGCTCCACGAGCAGAACGCCGTGGCCGGCACGAGCAACAGGGTTCTCGCGCGGCTCGCGCGCAGGGTCTGCGTTTCCCTGCCCGGCACGCAGGGCTTTCCGGCGGAGAAATGCGTGCTCACCGGCAACCCGGTGCGCGCGGCCATCGCCGGCGTGGCGGATAGGCGCAAGGACGCGGCGACGCGCGGCACAAAAAGGCTGCTCGTGCTCGGGGGCTCGCAGGGCGCGCACAGCCTCAACCGGCTTTTGCCCGGGCTGCTTGCTGAGCTCAAGGCCGCTGGCGTGGAGATCCGTCACCAGTGCGGCGGGAAAGACCTTGACGCCACGCGGGCGGCCTATGCCGAAGCGGGCTATGCGCCCGATTGCGTGAGCGCCTTTATCGACGACATGGCCGAGGCGTATGCCTGGGCGGACCTCGCGCTCTGCAGGGCCGGCGCCAGCACCGTGGCCGAACTGTGCGCCGGCGGGGTGCCGTCCGTGCTCGTGCCCTTTCCCGCGGCCATCCACGACCACCAGACGCGCAATGCAGAAGTGGTGGCCCAGGCAGGCGCCGGGCGCCTCGTGCAGGAGCGGGACTTTCCGCAGACGGGCATGGCGGCGCTGCTTCTGGGCCTGCTCGCCGACCCTGCCGCGCTCGCGGCCATGGGCCGCGCGGCGCGCGGGCTTTCGCGCACCGATGCCGCCGCCGCCGTGGCGGACGCGCTCACGGCCGTGGCGCGCTGA
- the fusA gene encoding elongation factor G, with translation MPKGGTTRPASPHAPDSPALKAIRAIRNLGVIAHIDAGKTTLTERMLFYSRKIHRMGEVHDGSATMDYMPEEQERGITIASACTTCQWQGATLNIIDTPGHVDFTIEVERSLRVLDGAVGVFCAVGGVEPQSETVWRQSEQFGVPKIAFVNKMDRPGADFAAVLEAMRGRLKANAVAVTAPLGQGDAFAGVLDLIGRETLTFSAEDQGSTVTRAPWSADEEALGAPWREQLLERLAEADDAFLELWLEGAPTEADIRAALRRATLARAVVPVFCGSALRNTGVQPLLDGVRDYLPSPLDVPPPLGMAPDGGEVPIEPDPAAPLAALVFKVVVENGRKLAFARVYAGAVREGETARVLGLSPDGAPREQAERVGRIFRLHADRREQLESVGTGDIAALVGLRSARTGDTCCGRGRDVRLEAIAVQPPVITLALEPRNADEGKTLDEALARYAEEDPTLAVSLDEDSGLRMVSGMGELHLDVLLERMRREYGIGPRAGQPQAVLRETVSREGAAHVVFDREFGKERQQGDVSVSVAPRARDAGNLVRVGDFLSADEREARKLLPQAYLEAALEGVRDGLQSGVTTGWPVVDVEVVLTGVARTEGLTTLPGCRMAAAQALREALTEARPLTLEPIMKTEITVPEEFLGAAIGLFTTASGKVEDVEDQAGRKLLRGTAPLRRLFGFSTALRSATQGRAGLTLSFDRFDAP, from the coding sequence ATGCCAAAAGGCGGCACCACGCGCCCCGCTTCTCCGCACGCCCCTGACAGTCCGGCCCTGAAGGCCATCCGCGCCATACGCAACCTGGGCGTCATCGCCCACATCGACGCGGGCAAGACCACCCTCACCGAGCGCATGCTCTTTTACAGCCGCAAGATACACCGCATGGGCGAGGTGCATGACGGCTCGGCCACCATGGACTACATGCCCGAGGAGCAGGAGCGCGGCATCACCATCGCCTCGGCCTGCACCACCTGCCAGTGGCAGGGCGCCACGCTCAACATCATTGACACTCCGGGCCATGTGGACTTCACCATCGAGGTGGAGCGCAGCCTGCGCGTGCTGGACGGCGCGGTGGGCGTGTTCTGCGCGGTGGGCGGGGTGGAGCCGCAGTCGGAGACGGTGTGGCGCCAGTCCGAGCAGTTCGGGGTGCCCAAGATCGCCTTCGTGAACAAGATGGACAGGCCCGGCGCGGATTTCGCCGCCGTGCTCGAGGCCATGCGCGGCCGGCTCAAGGCCAATGCCGTGGCCGTGACCGCGCCCCTCGGCCAGGGGGACGCATTTGCGGGCGTGCTCGACCTCATCGGCCGGGAGACTCTCACCTTCAGCGCGGAAGACCAGGGCAGCACCGTCACGCGCGCGCCATGGTCCGCCGACGAGGAGGCGCTGGGCGCGCCCTGGCGCGAGCAGTTGCTGGAACGCCTCGCCGAGGCGGACGACGCGTTTCTCGAACTCTGGCTGGAGGGCGCCCCCACGGAGGCCGACATCCGCGCTGCCCTGCGGCGCGCCACGCTGGCGCGCGCCGTGGTGCCGGTCTTTTGCGGCTCGGCCCTGCGCAATACCGGCGTCCAGCCCCTGCTCGACGGCGTGCGCGACTATCTGCCCTCGCCGCTGGACGTGCCGCCGCCCCTTGGCATGGCGCCGGACGGCGGGGAAGTGCCCATCGAGCCTGACCCTGCCGCCCCCCTCGCCGCGCTGGTCTTCAAGGTAGTGGTGGAGAACGGCCGCAAGCTGGCCTTCGCCCGCGTCTATGCCGGGGCGGTCCGCGAGGGGGAGACCGCGCGCGTGCTCGGCCTCTCGCCGGACGGCGCCCCGCGCGAGCAGGCGGAGCGCGTGGGCCGCATCTTCCGCCTGCACGCGGACAGGCGCGAACAGCTCGAGAGCGTGGGCACGGGCGACATCGCCGCCCTCGTGGGCCTGCGCTCGGCCCGCACGGGCGACACCTGCTGCGGCCGCGGCCGGGACGTGCGCCTGGAGGCCATCGCCGTGCAGCCGCCCGTCATCACCCTGGCCCTCGAGCCGCGCAACGCCGATGAAGGCAAGACCCTTGACGAGGCGCTTGCCCGCTACGCCGAGGAAGACCCGACCCTCGCCGTCAGCCTTGACGAGGATTCCGGGCTGCGCATGGTCTCGGGCATGGGCGAGCTCCACCTTGACGTTCTTCTGGAGCGCATGCGGCGTGAGTACGGCATCGGGCCGCGCGCCGGCCAGCCGCAGGCCGTGCTGCGCGAGACCGTAAGCCGCGAAGGCGCCGCCCACGTGGTCTTTGACCGTGAATTCGGCAAGGAGCGCCAGCAGGGCGACGTGAGCGTAAGCGTGGCGCCTAGGGCCCGGGACGCCGGGAACCTCGTGCGCGTGGGCGATTTTCTGTCCGCGGACGAGCGCGAGGCGCGCAAGCTGCTGCCGCAGGCCTATCTGGAGGCCGCGCTGGAAGGCGTGCGCGACGGCCTGCAAAGCGGCGTGACCACGGGCTGGCCCGTGGTGGACGTGGAAGTGGTGCTGACCGGCGTTGCGCGCACCGAAGGCCTCACCACCCTCCCCGGCTGCCGCATGGCCGCGGCCCAGGCCCTGCGCGAGGCGCTTACCGAAGCGCGCCCCCTCACGCTCGAGCCCATCATGAAGACCGAGATCACCGTGCCCGAGGAATTTCTCGGCGCGGCCATCGGGCTCTTCACCACGGCGTCGGGCAAGGTGGAAGACGTGGAGGACCAGGCCGGCCGCAAGCTCCTGCGTGGCACGGCCCCACTGCGGCGGCTCTTCGGCTTTTCCACGGCATTGCGCTCGGCCACGCAGGGCCGCGCGGGCCTCACGCTCAGCTTCGACCGCTTTGACGCGCCCTAA
- the ftsZ gene encoding cell division protein FtsZ, which produces MTQSIVDDIDTSMSGNAKIKVIGVGGGGGNAVRHMIDSGLRGVHFVCANTDLQALNKNDRALKVQLGEKLTKGLGAGANPAIGREAAVESVNAIRDAIGDADMVFVTAGMGGGTGTGAAPVVAQAAKELGALTVGVVTTPFSWEGVKRKRAAEAGLEEFRKHVDCLITIPNDRLRTGAPKMSKVPFTEMLQRANDVLYYAVKGISDVIVSEGLINLDFADVRTTMSEAGPALMGTGMASGENRAREAAQRAISSPLLDDVSLESAKAILYNITAPMDITAEEIEEIGTLIADAAPQEANIIFGVVFDDNIGDELHLTVIATGIEPGQPQVQPEPVQEGQARVTDFRQPGPDAMATPARPRRPQQGSLVHLEEAAHQERSVRPASRREAVQRWHGGNDDLPAYLRRGTPDPQLRRPHRPGHDDFIYDEDDFEIPTFIRSQPN; this is translated from the coding sequence ATGACGCAGTCCATTGTTGACGATATCGACACCAGCATGTCGGGCAACGCGAAAATCAAGGTCATCGGCGTCGGCGGGGGCGGCGGCAACGCCGTGCGCCACATGATCGATTCCGGCCTGCGCGGTGTGCACTTCGTCTGCGCCAATACCGACCTTCAGGCCCTGAACAAGAACGACCGGGCCCTCAAGGTGCAGCTTGGCGAAAAGCTCACCAAGGGCCTCGGCGCCGGCGCCAACCCGGCCATCGGGCGCGAGGCCGCCGTGGAAAGCGTCAACGCCATCCGCGACGCCATCGGCGATGCCGACATGGTTTTCGTCACCGCCGGCATGGGCGGCGGCACGGGCACGGGCGCCGCCCCGGTGGTGGCCCAGGCCGCCAAGGAGCTCGGCGCGCTCACTGTGGGCGTCGTCACCACGCCCTTCAGCTGGGAGGGCGTCAAGCGCAAGCGCGCGGCCGAGGCCGGCCTTGAGGAATTTCGCAAGCATGTGGACTGCCTCATCACCATCCCCAATGACCGCCTGCGCACCGGCGCGCCCAAGATGAGCAAGGTGCCGTTCACCGAAATGCTCCAGCGCGCCAACGATGTGCTCTATTACGCGGTGAAGGGCATTTCCGACGTGATCGTGAGCGAGGGCCTTATCAACCTCGACTTCGCCGATGTGCGCACCACCATGAGCGAGGCCGGGCCCGCCCTCATGGGCACGGGCATGGCCTCGGGCGAGAACCGCGCCCGCGAGGCCGCGCAGCGCGCCATCAGCAGCCCGCTGCTCGACGACGTGTCGCTCGAGAGCGCCAAGGCCATCCTCTACAACATCACGGCGCCCATGGACATCACCGCCGAGGAGATCGAGGAGATCGGCACCCTCATCGCCGACGCCGCCCCGCAGGAGGCCAACATCATTTTCGGCGTGGTCTTTGACGACAATATCGGCGACGAGCTGCACCTCACGGTCATCGCCACGGGCATCGAGCCCGGGCAGCCCCAGGTCCAGCCCGAGCCCGTGCAGGAGGGCCAGGCCCGCGTGACCGACTTCCGCCAGCCCGGGCCCGACGCCATGGCCACGCCCGCGCGCCCGCGCCGCCCCCAGCAGGGGAGCCTCGTGCACCTCGAGGAAGCCGCGCACCAGGAGCGCAGCGTGCGCCCCGCCTCCCGCCGCGAGGCCGTGCAGCGCTGGCATGGGGGAAATGACGATCTTCCGGCCTATCTCAGGCGCGGCACCCCGGACCCGCAGCTGCGCCGCCCGCACCGCCCGGGCCATGACGACTTCATCTATGATGAAGACGATTTTGAGATCCCCACCTTCATCAGGAGCCAGCCCAACTAG
- the ftsA gene encoding cell division protein FtsA, with amino-acid sequence MNKSALIVGLDIGTTKICAVVGELTDTGQVDVVGIGTSVSTGLRKGVVVNIEQTVQSIRKAVEDAELMAGCQIHSVYVGIAGSHIMGINSHGIIAVKGGEVTQRDVDRALDAARAVAIPLDREVIHILPQEYIVDSQRGIADPLGMAGVRLEVDVHIVTGAVSSAQNIVRSCHRSQLEVADIALESLASAKAVLTEEEREIGVALVDLGGGTTDIAIFANDAIKHTAVLALGGQNLSNDIAFGLRTPVAAAEKIKVKYGCALTDLLGPGDELIEVPSVGGREPQRLSRRLLTEICEPRMEEILYLVDQSLERSGYKKLIGAGVVLTGGTALMDGCQELGEQIFGLPTRIGYPRNVTGLKDVVNSPKFSTAVGLLRYGAERELAGQKKFSVRNETGIFDGVLARMKKWFSDIS; translated from the coding sequence ATGAACAAATCCGCGCTCATCGTCGGCCTTGACATCGGAACGACGAAAATCTGCGCCGTGGTGGGCGAGCTCACCGACACGGGCCAGGTGGACGTGGTGGGCATCGGCACCAGCGTCTCCACGGGCTTGCGCAAGGGCGTGGTGGTCAATATCGAGCAGACGGTGCAGTCCATCCGCAAGGCCGTGGAAGACGCGGAACTCATGGCCGGCTGCCAGATCCACTCCGTCTATGTGGGCATAGCCGGGAGCCACATCATGGGCATCAACAGCCATGGCATCATCGCCGTCAAGGGCGGCGAAGTGACGCAGCGCGACGTGGACCGCGCGCTCGACGCCGCCAGGGCCGTTGCCATCCCGCTCGACCGAGAGGTCATCCACATCCTGCCGCAGGAATATATCGTGGACAGCCAGCGCGGCATCGCCGACCCGCTTGGCATGGCGGGCGTGCGCCTCGAGGTGGACGTGCATATCGTGACCGGCGCGGTCTCCTCGGCGCAGAACATCGTGCGCTCCTGCCACCGAAGCCAGCTCGAGGTGGCCGACATCGCGCTGGAGTCACTGGCTTCGGCCAAGGCCGTGCTCACCGAGGAGGAGCGCGAGATCGGCGTGGCCCTCGTGGACCTTGGCGGCGGCACCACCGACATCGCCATCTTCGCCAACGACGCCATCAAGCATACGGCGGTGCTGGCGCTTGGCGGCCAGAACCTCTCCAACGACATCGCTTTCGGCCTGCGCACGCCCGTGGCCGCGGCGGAAAAGATCAAGGTCAAGTACGGCTGCGCCCTCACCGACCTGCTCGGCCCCGGCGACGAGCTCATCGAGGTGCCGAGCGTGGGCGGCCGCGAGCCGCAGCGCCTTTCGCGGCGCCTTTTGACCGAGATCTGCGAGCCGCGCATGGAGGAGATCCTTTACCTCGTGGACCAGTCGCTGGAGCGCTCAGGCTACAAGAAGCTCATCGGCGCGGGCGTGGTGCTTACCGGCGGCACCGCCCTCATGGACGGCTGCCAGGAGCTTGGCGAACAGATTTTCGGGCTGCCCACGCGCATCGGCTATCCGCGCAATGTGACGGGCCTCAAGGATGTGGTCAACAGCCCCAAGTTTTCCACGGCAGTGGGGCTTCTGCGCTACGGGGCGGAGCGCGAGCTCGCGGGCCAGAAAAAGTTCAGCGTGCGCAACGAGACCGGCATTTTCGACGGCGTTCTCGCGCGCATGAAAAAATGGTTTTCGGATATTTCCTAG
- a CDS encoding FtsQ-type POTRA domain-containing protein: MPSALRRGGRKSRNAYTAPKEARFAGLGRMFSFLRRPAGSSADGSQRGASQARRIGGITWRTLVAGILVLLAAGVTLAGICAVSLWLYGKALTSDFFATRHVDVAGNVRLSREMVLQYGGIGEGDNSLAVSIAEVERNLRDTPWVEEASVKRLLPDRFVIKLKERMPSFWVHKDGVLYYANERGGIIAPVESRNFLSLPTLRIEPGAEDETPYLARLLKDVQAGGLPIEAGAIAQVTLSPSRGVELYLEDREMRLSIATDDWEGNLSRLGMALGDLARRHELGGVREARAVDGNVWVIRNQPARRGDMPQAGAPGQ; this comes from the coding sequence GTGCCGTCTGCGTTGAGGCGCGGCGGCCGCAAGTCCCGCAATGCCTATACGGCGCCGAAGGAGGCGCGCTTTGCGGGCCTTGGCCGGATGTTTTCCTTCCTGCGGCGCCCCGCCGGTAGCAGCGCGGACGGCTCTCAGAGAGGCGCCTCGCAGGCGCGCAGGATAGGGGGCATCACCTGGCGGACGCTGGTGGCGGGCATCCTCGTCCTGCTGGCGGCGGGGGTGACACTGGCCGGGATATGCGCGGTCTCGCTCTGGCTCTACGGCAAGGCGCTGACCAGTGATTTTTTCGCCACCAGGCATGTGGACGTGGCGGGCAATGTGCGGCTTTCGCGCGAGATGGTGCTCCAGTACGGGGGCATCGGCGAGGGGGACAACAGCCTGGCGGTGAGCATCGCCGAAGTGGAGCGCAACCTGCGCGACACCCCCTGGGTGGAGGAGGCTTCGGTCAAGCGCCTTTTGCCGGACAGGTTCGTCATCAAGCTCAAGGAGCGGATGCCCTCGTTCTGGGTGCACAAGGACGGCGTGCTGTATTACGCCAACGAGCGCGGCGGCATCATCGCCCCGGTGGAGAGCAGGAATTTTCTCTCCCTGCCGACCCTGCGCATCGAGCCCGGCGCCGAGGACGAAACGCCCTATCTGGCGCGGCTGCTCAAGGATGTGCAGGCGGGCGGCCTGCCCATAGAGGCGGGCGCCATCGCGCAGGTGACGCTGAGCCCGTCGCGCGGGGTGGAGCTCTATCTGGAAGACCGGGAAATGCGCCTTTCCATCGCCACGGACGACTGGGAGGGCAACCTTTCACGGCTCGGCATGGCCCTGGGGGACCTGGCGCGGCGGCACGAACTTGGCGGGGTGCGGGAAGCGCGCGCAGTGGATGGAAATGTCTGGGTGATCCGCAACCAGCCAGCGCGGCGGGGCGATATGCCGCAGGCTGGCGCCCCGGGCCAGTGA
- the argH gene encoding argininosuccinate lyase, with the protein MAAHTNSTWGGRFSAGPAEAVAAYTDSERYDRALWRQDIRASKAHARMLGRQGVLTGEEASSIAEGLDKVAEEISSGAFVWKPELEDVHMNIEARLTELIGEAGKKLHTGRSRNDQVALTFRLFVADALENWRKGLVALCGALTRRAAEHRGDILPGCTHLQPAQPVSLAQHLLAYAWMFRRDAGRLDDTLRRVRVSPLGAAALAGTTYPLDPAAVAEEVGFGGILANSMDAVSDRDFVLEALFDAATIMMHLSRLCEEIVLWANPAFGFVRLPDAFSTGSSIMPQKKNPDVAELMRGKTGRVYGALMGLLTVMKGLPLAYNRDMQEDKEGFLDTDATVSASLSIMAAMLGELEFRGGRMREACKAGFINATELADYLVAKGLPFREAHHVTGLAVASAERENKSLEDLTLPELEALSPRIGNDVYEVLQCAAAVNRRETPGGTGPRSVARQLADMGRWLEASGAPGEAGR; encoded by the coding sequence ATGGCAGCGCACACCAACAGCACCTGGGGCGGGCGCTTCAGCGCCGGGCCGGCCGAGGCCGTGGCCGCCTATACGGATTCCGAGCGCTATGACCGCGCCCTCTGGCGGCAGGACATCCGCGCCTCCAAGGCGCATGCCCGCATGCTCGGGCGCCAGGGCGTGCTCACCGGGGAGGAGGCCAGCAGCATCGCGGAGGGGCTGGACAAGGTGGCGGAGGAGATCAGCTCCGGCGCCTTTGTGTGGAAGCCCGAGCTGGAAGACGTGCACATGAACATCGAGGCGCGGCTCACCGAGCTCATCGGCGAGGCGGGCAAGAAGCTGCACACAGGCCGCAGCCGTAACGACCAGGTGGCTCTCACCTTCCGCCTCTTCGTGGCCGACGCGCTGGAGAACTGGCGCAAGGGTCTCGTGGCCCTGTGTGGGGCGCTCACGCGGCGCGCCGCCGAACACCGGGGCGACATCCTGCCCGGCTGCACGCACCTCCAGCCGGCGCAGCCTGTGAGCCTCGCGCAGCACCTGCTCGCCTATGCCTGGATGTTCCGGCGCGACGCCGGGCGGCTGGACGATACCCTCAGGCGCGTGCGCGTCTCCCCGCTGGGCGCGGCGGCGCTCGCCGGGACGACCTATCCGCTCGACCCGGCCGCCGTGGCGGAGGAGGTGGGCTTCGGCGGCATCCTCGCCAATTCCATGGACGCGGTCTCCGACCGGGACTTCGTGCTCGAGGCGCTGTTTGACGCGGCCACCATCATGATGCACCTCTCCCGCCTCTGCGAGGAGATCGTGCTCTGGGCGAACCCGGCCTTCGGCTTCGTGCGCCTGCCCGACGCCTTCTCCACGGGCTCGTCCATCATGCCGCAAAAGAAAAACCCGGACGTGGCCGAGCTCATGCGCGGCAAGACCGGCCGCGTGTACGGCGCGCTCATGGGGCTGCTCACGGTCATGAAGGGCCTGCCGCTCGCCTATAACCGCGACATGCAGGAGGACAAGGAGGGCTTTCTCGATACCGACGCCACGGTGTCGGCGTCGCTCTCCATCATGGCCGCCATGCTGGGCGAGCTCGAGTTCCGGGGCGGGCGCATGCGCGAGGCCTGCAAGGCCGGCTTCATCAACGCAACGGAGCTCGCCGACTATCTCGTGGCCAAGGGCCTGCCCTTCCGCGAGGCGCACCACGTCACCGGCCTGGCCGTGGCCTCCGCCGAGCGCGAAAACAAGAGCCTTGAGGACCTGACACTGCCCGAGCTCGAGGCGCTTTCGCCGCGCATCGGCAATGATGTGTATGAAGTGCTCCAGTGCGCCGCCGCCGTGAACCGCCGCGAAACGCCGGGGGGAACGGGGCCGCGCTCGGTGGCGCGCCAGCTTGCGGACATGGGCCGCTGGCTCGAGGCTAGCGGCGCCCCCGGAGAGGCTGGCCGCTGA
- the murC gene encoding UDP-N-acetylmuramate--L-alanine ligase gives MKSKIRHIHMVGIGGAGMSGIAEVLLSEGYGISGSDMAESAVVRHLRALGAAVAVGHAAENVGDVEVLVKSTAIAEDNPEVVEARRRNIAVIPRAEMLAELMRLRQGIAIAGTHGKTTTTSLTASIFDTAGLDPTVIIGGRLNVYGANAHLGRGDYLIAEADESDGSFLCLLPILNVVTNVDDDHMDHYQSREALDEAFVRFMNKVPFYGLNIVCGDDPGVRALLPRVKRPVATYGFGEENDLRAEPVECGAKSRFAVWHRGRRLGEATVPQPGRHNILNALGAIGAALAADIPFDVCAEGLAGFRGVGRRFEFKGEREGVTVVDDYGHHPAEIEATLRTAHEVFPGRRIVAAFQPHRFSRTQAHFGEFCKVFDLADALLLTEIYAASEKPIPGVSGQSLAEGIGQVCDTPLRYCRTLDDLLDALGEELKHGDVLLTLGAGSITRLGPAWLNGAEHA, from the coding sequence ATGAAGAGCAAGATCCGGCATATCCACATGGTGGGCATCGGCGGCGCGGGCATGAGCGGCATCGCCGAAGTGCTGCTCAGCGAGGGCTACGGCATCTCCGGCTCGGACATGGCCGAATCCGCCGTGGTGCGCCACCTGCGCGCGCTCGGGGCCGCGGTGGCCGTGGGCCACGCCGCGGAGAACGTGGGTGACGTGGAAGTGCTCGTCAAGTCCACGGCCATCGCCGAGGACAATCCCGAGGTGGTGGAGGCCCGCCGGCGCAATATCGCGGTCATCCCCCGCGCGGAAATGCTCGCCGAGCTCATGCGCCTTCGGCAGGGCATCGCCATCGCCGGCACGCACGGCAAGACCACGACCACCTCGCTCACGGCCTCCATTTTCGATACCGCCGGCCTCGACCCCACGGTCATCATCGGCGGCCGCCTCAATGTCTACGGCGCCAACGCGCATCTCGGCAGGGGCGACTACCTCATCGCCGAGGCGGACGAGTCGGACGGCTCCTTCCTCTGCCTTTTGCCCATCCTCAATGTGGTCACCAATGTGGACGACGACCACATGGATCACTACCAGAGCCGCGAGGCCCTGGACGAGGCCTTCGTGCGCTTCATGAACAAGGTGCCGTTCTACGGCCTGAACATCGTCTGCGGTGACGACCCCGGGGTGCGCGCGCTCTTGCCGCGCGTCAAGCGGCCCGTGGCGACCTATGGCTTCGGCGAGGAAAACGACCTGCGCGCGGAGCCTGTGGAATGCGGCGCCAAAAGCCGTTTCGCCGTGTGGCATCGCGGACGCAGGCTCGGCGAGGCCACGGTGCCGCAGCCCGGGCGGCACAATATCCTCAACGCGCTGGGCGCCATCGGCGCGGCTCTCGCGGCGGACATCCCCTTCGATGTGTGCGCCGAGGGGCTCGCGGGCTTCCGCGGGGTGGGGCGGCGCTTCGAGTTCAAGGGCGAGCGCGAAGGTGTCACCGTGGTGGACGATTACGGCCATCACCCGGCCGAGATCGAGGCCACCCTGCGCACGGCGCACGAGGTCTTCCCGGGGCGACGCATCGTGGCGGCCTTCCAGCCGCACCGCTTCAGCCGCACGCAGGCGCATTTCGGCGAATTCTGCAAGGTCTTCGACCTCGCGGACGCCCTCCTGCTCACGGAGATCTACGCCGCCTCGGAAAAGCCCATCCCCGGCGTGTCCGGCCAGAGCCTCGCCGAGGGCATTGGCCAGGTTTGCGACACACCCCTGCGCTATTGCCGCACCCTGGACGACCTGCTCGACGCCCTCGGGGAGGAACTGAAGCATGGGGACGTGCTGCTCACCCTCGGCGCGGGATCCATCACCCGCCTGGGGCCCGCGTGGCTCAACGGGGCCGAACATGCGTGA
- the murB gene encoding UDP-N-acetylmuramate dehydrogenase yields the protein MREIPAPRLAERTTLRLGGTAIAELVLETHEDAMAVPQHLARLGGEALFIGRGSNLLAGDGELPLVLVRPAFSDGPEIIGREGEKVLVRAGAGVPLPRLLRFCAENGLSGLEGLAGIPGSVGGAVAMNAGSFGVEACARVERLVLASGGRIMEAGASSLRASYRNLAILDADGEEMRDFLVLEAIFGLTPATKDGIAKRMRLNFFEKKSKQPVTAWSAGCAFKNPAPGIAAGKLLEEAGFRGRRLGGMAFSPMHANFLVHEGGGSAHAALTLLAEAREAVRRRFGHELVPEVRIVPCRLR from the coding sequence ATGCGTGAGATTCCGGCGCCGCGGCTTGCGGAACGCACCACCCTGCGCCTCGGGGGCACCGCCATCGCCGAGCTCGTGCTGGAGACGCACGAGGACGCGATGGCGGTGCCCCAACATCTTGCGCGGCTCGGGGGCGAAGCGCTCTTCATCGGGCGCGGGAGCAATCTCCTCGCCGGGGACGGCGAGCTTCCGCTCGTGCTGGTGCGGCCGGCTTTCAGCGACGGGCCGGAGATCATCGGTCGGGAGGGGGAGAAAGTTCTTGTGCGGGCCGGGGCCGGCGTGCCGCTGCCGCGCCTGCTGCGCTTTTGCGCGGAGAACGGCCTTTCGGGCCTCGAAGGGCTCGCCGGCATCCCGGGGAGCGTGGGCGGCGCGGTGGCCATGAACGCTGGCTCCTTCGGCGTGGAGGCCTGCGCCCGCGTGGAGCGCCTCGTGCTCGCCTCGGGGGGGCGAATCATGGAGGCCGGCGCCTCCTCCCTCAGGGCCTCGTACCGCAACCTCGCCATCCTGGATGCGGACGGCGAAGAAATGCGCGATTTTCTTGTACTGGAAGCCATATTTGGCTTGACCCCCGCCACAAAGGATGGCATTGCTAAACGCATGCGTCTCAACTTTTTTGAGAAAAAGTCTAAACAGCCCGTAACGGCCTGGAGCGCGGGCTGCGCCTTCAAGAATCCCGCGCCCGGTATCGCCGCCGGCAAGCTTCTGGAAGAGGCGGGTTTTCGCGGGCGAAGGTTGGGGGGCATGGCTTTTTCGCCCATGCACGCGAATTTTTTGGTGCATGAGGGCGGGGGCAGCGCTCACGCGGCGCTGACGCTCCTTGCCGAGGCGCGGGAGGCGGTGCGCCGGCGCTTCGGCCACGAGCTTGTGCCGGAGGTCAGGATAGTCCCGTGCCGTCTGCGTTGA